From the genome of Dehalococcoidia bacterium:
GAAAACTTCTTCGGGTAGTTCCGCCGGAATTAATTTCGTTTTTCATAGATAATTAGCTCATCTTAATACAATCCGTCTATAAATGATATAGGTGTGTCATTACCATTTTTATATTTGGAGTTCGGATTTTTCGTTACAGCCCCAGCTCCCCGCTTATCCCCTTCATCGCCTCAAGCCCCAGCGCAATGAATTCCTCCAGCGTCAGGCCGAGTGTTGAGCAGGTGGCAATCTGCTCGCGGTTGGCGCCCGCGGCAAAGCTCTTTTCCTTGAAGCGCTTGCGGATTGATGACGCCTCGACAATAGCCAGCTTCTTTTCGGGCCGTATCAGCGCGCCTGCCGTAATGAGGCCGGTTAGCGGGTCGGCGCAAAAGAGGGCTTTATCCATGCGGCTCTCGCAGGCCGCCCCGTGCGCCTCGTTATGGCACAAAATGGCATGCACCACCCCGGGGCTTGCGCCCATCTTCTGCGCCATTTCGGCGCTGAGCTTGCTGTGGTTGGTCATGTCCCCGGCGAGGATTTCGTAATCAATGTCATGCAGCAGGCCGGCCAGCCCCCACTCCTCCTCATCCTCCCCGAATTTTCGCGCCAGCGCCCGCATGATGGCTTCGGCGGCCAGCATGTGCTTGACCAGGTTTTGATTCTTCACGTTATCCGTAACGGCCTTGAGAGCTTCCGCCCTGTTCATCATTCCCTCCGCTGATTTTCAAACGATTAGTGTTTATCTTAACTGAGAAAACATAGTAAATCAATCAAAGCCGTATGTCCTCCCTTTGACAAAAGAGCTTGCCCTGAGCCTGCCGAAGGGGAGGTTAGGAAGGATTTTCCTTTGTCGTTGCGAGCGAGTCCGCTGAGACGGACGAGCGTGGCAATCTCGTCCCCCTCGCGCATGTCATTCCCGCACATTCGTCCGCCTGAGGCGGGCTCAGTGTAAACTCCGCCGGGGGAGGGAATCCAGCGTCGGGCATCCCTCC
Proteins encoded in this window:
- a CDS encoding HDIG domain-containing protein, whose product is MNRAEALKAVTDNVKNQNLVKHMLAAEAIMRALARKFGEDEEEWGLAGLLHDIDYEILAGDMTNHSKLSAEMAQKMGASPGVVHAILCHNEAHGAACESRMDKALFCADPLTGLITAGALIRPEKKLAIVEASSIRKRFKEKSFAAGANREQIATCSTLGLTLEEFIALGLEAMKGISGELGL